The sequence below is a genomic window from Paenibacillus silvisoli.
TCCGGAGCTGATCTCATTCCTCGAACAGGAAGGGAAGATCGGCATGCTCGATCGCGAGGTGAGCAAGGAGCAGGTGGAACGCTTCTTGCGGCCCTCACCACCCGGAGAAGGCTTAATCGATGAAGCTGCCATTTCCGAAGCGATCCGCATTCTGAAAACGGCGATGAGAAGCGAAGATGCCGAGCGCAGAGAACGTGCCGCGATAGCCATATTACAGGCAGCTCAATGGTTCAGAAAATAAGGCAAAACCACCGCCCTGCATTTCAAGCAGCGGCGGTTTTTTGTGCAAATGTCAGTTATTGAATTTCCTTTTACACACCAAATTATGAAACGATCACCATATGAAAAATTCACACTCATTGAGAAAATAAAAGCAATTCGCGCTCCTAGCAGCTTTTACCTGTATCCATACTTGACAATCGGACTTAGAATCTGCGAGAATATCACTATTATAACAGTGAACAAATGTTCGCATGGACAGATTGTGCTCCTTTTCAGCTACGACCCGCATGGAAGACGGTTTTTCGCAAGACCTTATGACGATGGGACATTGCTTATAAGGAGGGCGACAGAATGGGTTTCATGATCGCGCAGCGTGCGTTTATTAAGCTGTACATGATTACGTTGGTCGAGAAGCATCGCGGCTACGGGTATCAAATGCTGGAGGAATTAAAGCAGGACTTCAAAGCGTTAGGGTACGAGCCTCCGCAATCCGAGATCTACCGATCGCTGCATGACTTGGTGGAGGATGGCATTTTATACCGGACTCGACATCGGAAGCTGGACGTCGATTATCAAGAAGTCATCATGTATCATTTTACCGACGACGGCATGGAGAAGGCGCGTCTGTATAAAAAGCTGGTCAAAGAAGACTTAGACCGGTGCCAGGCATTGTTACATAAGGCAGTGAAGGATAACTTTTGATCGAATCTACATAAGAAAACGCCTCGTCCCAGGGACGAGGCGTTTTCTGTTATGGAGCGGAGCCGGGCGAGGAGGGCCGTTTCGGCTGACCGGGCAGCCGGTTCGCCTGCTTTAACGCTTCACGGATAATAAATTCGAGATGCCCGTTTACGCTGCGGAATTCATCGTTCGCCCATTGCTCCAGCGCTCGGTAAATTTCCGGATCGAGGCGCAGCGGAAATGCTTTTTTATCGGTCGCGATAGGTCATCACACCTTACGTGTACAGCGTGCCCGTGTTAATGACGGGAGTCGCGCCTTTATCGGATACAATCGCCACCATCAGATTGTTCGTCATCGCCGCGCGCCGCTCGTTGTCCAGCACGATGCCGTTCTCTTCAAGCTGGCGCAATGCCATCTCGACCATGCCGACCGCGCCTTCAACGATGAGGTGCCGAGCCGCCACGATGGCGGATGCTTGCTGACGCTGGAGCATGGCGCTTGCAATCTCTTGCGCATATGCCAGATGGGTGAGGCGGGTTTCTAAAATCTGCACGCCGGCAATGGCTAACCGGTTCTGCAGATCGGACATCAATTCATGCGCCACTTCGTCAGCGTTGCCGCGAAGCGAGATGGAATCGTGATCCTTGAAGTTGTCGTACGGATACTGCGCGGCGATATGACGGACGGCCGTCTCGCTCTGGATCTCAACAAACTTCTCGTACTGATCTACGTCGAACGTGGCCTTCGCCGTATCGACGACCTTGAAGACGACAACGGCGGCGATTTCCACCGGATTCCCTTCGGCGTCGTTCACTTTAAGCTGTTGGCTGTTAAAGTTACGCACCTTCAGCGAAACGGTTCGCTGCATCGCGAACGGCATGACCATCCAGAAGCCGCTTTCCAGCACGGTGCCGGCATATTTGCCGAAGAAGGTCATGACCTTGCTCTGGTTCGGATGAACGATGACGAGCGAGCTCAAACCGATCAGAAATAGCAGAATGAGGGTGGCGGAACACAGAATGAGCCCCCAGTTCGGCTCTTCGGCGATTCCGTTAACCAAACAGGCAACGGCGCCGGCAGCGATGACTGCGAGCAGTAACAAAGCGATGAATCCATTGACATACCAGGCTTTTCTTTCGCTCATGGGCGACAACTCACTTTCCTAAATATCATCATGATATAATGATGATATCACTTTTAGGAGATATTTACAATTCATTTGTCCGCGATTATTTTACGTCATTAAACAGCATATAGACTTTCCTAGCTGAATTTCATATTATATAACGTACAAATAGATATTATATTGAACGCGGAGAGGAACAAGCAGATGCAAGAGAATGTTCAAATCAATCGAAAAGGAGTCGAAATTAACGAAGAAAGCTTCCTGCAAGGCGTAAAAGACTGCATCCCGACGTTATTGGGTTATTTGAGCATCGGATTTGCCGCCGGCGTGGTAGAAAAAACAGCCGGGTTAAGCATAACGGAAATTACGCTCATGAGCGTGCTGATCTATGCCGGATCTGCTCAATTTATCATTGCTGGGATGATCGCAGCGCATGGTTCGGCCGCGGCGATCGTTTTTACGGTGTTCTTCGTTAATCTTCGCCACCTCTTACTGAGTGCGGCTTTATCGCCTTACTTCCGCCATCTGACCCCATTAAAGAACGTGCTAGTCGGATCTCTATTAACGGATGAAACGTTTGGCGTTGCAATCAATCAAACGGCGAATAAGCAGTCGATCAGCGAGAAATGGATGCATGGCTTGAATATTACCGCTTACCTGAATTGGATCGCGGCGAATATTGCTGGAGCTTTTCTTGGCCAGTGGATTACGAATCCCGAGAAATTCGGCCTCGATTTTGCATTGCCGGCCATGTTTATCGGGCTTCTGGTGCTGCTGATCGTGAGCCGGTCCAAAATCGCGGTTGATATCATCGTTGCAATTGCCGCAGTCCTTATAGCTGTGGGCGTATCCTTCGTTTCCTCTGCAAGCATCGGCGTCATTGTGGCGACCATCGTTGCCGCTGCAATCGGAATGGCGGTGGAAAAATGGAAGTAAGATGGTCGATTCTACTCATTATAATGGGGGCATCCTTGGTCACGTTCATTCCAAGAGTGCTGCCGCTTGTTGTTCTGAGCCGCGTCCGATTGCCTGACTGGGCCATGCGCTGGTTGAGCTTCGTTCCGATCGCCGTCATGGCTGCTTTGGTAGGTCAGGAGTTATTGATGGAGGACGGGGAGCTGGCTGCGATCACAAACAACGTGGAATTAGTTGCGGCATTGCCTACTTTTCTAGTGGCGATATTGACGCGAAGCTTGTTGGGAACTGTCTTGGCGGGCATTATTACGATTATGGTGCTTCGTTATTTCTTTTAGTCGCAATTCACGAATCGAAAAGGCAGCTGATCCATGTTGATCGGCTGCCTTTTCTTTTGTTGCGGAATCGGGGGTTCCATGCGGTGGGGATCTGGAGAGTACGTATTGGCAAGGTACTGATCAAGCAAGCTCGATCGCGAAGCAATCCGCTATGGCGCCGAAGAGCCTAGCGTCTTGATGTATCTCGCCTGGGCGGCATCCCGGCGCGGCGACTACAAGCTGCAGGAAACCTATATGCGCAGCGCGGTACGATTAAATCCGGATGAGAAGCAGTACCAGGACGAATATTTGGAATCGCTGCGCCATCAGTTTTTACTCTATCGCATTTGCTTGTGGCCGAATCGATTCCTCCGTAAAATGAAGCCTTGGCAGATTTTGATCACATGGGCTGTTTGCTGGATCTTGTTCAAGCCGCTAGTTATTCTGTTCATCATCCTTCATTTTCTCGCCCATTGGTCCACGAGAGCCATTATTCATGTCAAAGTTTTCGGCTGGCGCCGACGGCGGTAACACTCCGAGGGACGCAGAGGTTAGGCTTTCGAGAGAGTCGTTCACATTACCGTTGCTCAGCTAATGCCGGGATAGCGACGAGATCGTCGAGGCTCGTACAATAACGGTTGCCACGTACGCTATTTAATCTTATAAGGCCGTTTTGAATTTCTAACGGTTGTCAGGAACGTTATTTGGCGAATTGGACAACGAATTGTGCCGATTGAGTCATATAACCTCTGTGGCAACCGTTAGATGTCAAAAAGGGCTGTTTTTGAGCAAATAAGCGCTAGAGCAACCGCTAGATGATTCAGGCGCGCTCTAACTCGACTTTGACCGCGGGCCCCGCGGTATTTTTTTATTAGACTTATATGGATAACCATACGAAGGAGTCTGCTAATTGCCAGAACATCCGCCATCCTCGCACGGCAATGAAAACCATACTCGAACATTTCGGGCCAAGGTTCGATTTAGGAGACTAAAGCAATGATTGACGTTTATTTCGATGGCGCAAGCGCCGGCAATCCCGGTCCAAGCGGCGCGGGCATCTTTATCAAAAAACACGGTGAAGTCGAACGCTTCTCCCTTCCATTAGGCGAATTGGATAACCATGAAGCTGAATTTCATGCGTTTATCGCCGCACTGAAGCTATGTATCGAGAAGGGTTACAAATCCGTGTCGTTTCGGACGGATTCCCAGCTCGTAAGCCGGGCCGTCGAGAAGGAATACGTGAAAAACAAAAGATTCGCGCCTTTGCTTCAAGAAGCGCTCGCGCTCGTCAAGCAAATGGACATGTTTTTCATCCTATGGGTGCCAAGCTCGGAGAACAAAACAGCGGATGAATTGTCGAAGGCGGCGATCATAAAGCAGGCTAAAAAACAAGAAAGATGAACCGGAACGCCTAACTTACAAGCATTACGCTTCCCGATCGAATAAGGTGGTGTAACGCGAAATGAGTGGGGGAGTGGGGATTGAAGAAAATCACGATCGCCGCCGTCGGAGACTTGTTGATCAAGAAGAAGATGATCGCCGCTGCCAAACGGGAAGGCGGCTTCGCTCCGATGTTAGCCAAAGTGCGACCTTATCTGCGTAAAGCCGATTTGACGATCGGCAACCTGGAAACAACCTTATCCGGCCCCGGTTTCCGCTACGTCCCCGGTAAACTGTTGTTCAGCGCCCCGGATTCCTTTGCCGCGACGCTCAGGAGCTCGGGCTTCAATGTGTTGACCACGGCCAATAACCATTGTATGGACGGGAAAACAGCCGGCTTGAAGCGGACCTTAAACGTCCTCGACCGACATGGTTTGCGGCATACAGGCACGTTTCGCTCGGCCGTCGAAGCACGCAGAAAACGGATCCTGAACGTAAACGGGATTCGAATCGGTATCGTGGCGTACACGAAAGGAACGAACGGGATTTCCGTGCCGAACACTTGGTTAGTCAACCGGCTGCACCGGAACAAAATGATAGCGGACGTGCGCAGCTTGAAACGCAGCACCGATTTCATTATCGCTTGCCTGCATTTCGGGAAAGAATTTCGAGCCTATCCCGATCGCAGCCAAATCCGGCTCATGCGGCTGTTATTTCGGAATGGCGTGAACGTCGTGCTTGGCGCGCATCCCCATGTGCTGCATCCGATAAAAATGTCGAAGATGACAGACATCGACGGCCGCATGCGGAATCGCGTATCGGCGTCCTCGCTGGGAAATTTCGTATCGAGCGAGCTCCCGCAGCATACCGCTAGATTGCGAGGCACGATCCTGCTTCTAACCGTAACGAAGAACGCAAAAGGGAAGACGGATGTAAGGAGCATGTCTCGCGTGCCAACGCGGATAATGCAGCCTAACGGAAAGAACAAGGTGTATCGGATTGTGCCGGGATAACG
It includes:
- a CDS encoding helix-turn-helix transcriptional regulator codes for the protein MGFMIAQRAFIKLYMITLVEKHRGYGYQMLEELKQDFKALGYEPPQSEIYRSLHDLVEDGILYRTRHRKLDVDYQEVIMYHFTDDGMEKARLYKKLVKEDLDRCQALLHKAVKDNF
- a CDS encoding AzlC family ABC transporter permease gives rise to the protein MQENVQINRKGVEINEESFLQGVKDCIPTLLGYLSIGFAAGVVEKTAGLSITEITLMSVLIYAGSAQFIIAGMIAAHGSAAAIVFTVFFVNLRHLLLSAALSPYFRHLTPLKNVLVGSLLTDETFGVAINQTANKQSISEKWMHGLNITAYLNWIAANIAGAFLGQWITNPEKFGLDFALPAMFIGLLVLLIVSRSKIAVDIIVAIAAVLIAVGVSFVSSASIGVIVATIVAAAIGMAVEKWK
- a CDS encoding AzlD domain-containing protein; its protein translation is MEVRWSILLIIMGASLVTFIPRVLPLVVLSRVRLPDWAMRWLSFVPIAVMAALVGQELLMEDGELAAITNNVELVAALPTFLVAILTRSLLGTVLAGIITIMVLRYFF
- a CDS encoding CapA family protein, with product MKKITIAAVGDLLIKKKMIAAAKREGGFAPMLAKVRPYLRKADLTIGNLETTLSGPGFRYVPGKLLFSAPDSFAATLRSSGFNVLTTANNHCMDGKTAGLKRTLNVLDRHGLRHTGTFRSAVEARRKRILNVNGIRIGIVAYTKGTNGISVPNTWLVNRLHRNKMIADVRSLKRSTDFIIACLHFGKEFRAYPDRSQIRLMRLLFRNGVNVVLGAHPHVLHPIKMSKMTDIDGRMRNRVSASSLGNFVSSELPQHTARLRGTILLLTVTKNAKGKTDVRSMSRVPTRIMQPNGKNKVYRIVPG
- a CDS encoding SPFH domain-containing protein, with the translated sequence MSERKAWYVNGFIALLLLAVIAAGAVACLVNGIAEEPNWGLILCSATLILLFLIGLSSLVIVHPNQSKVMTFFGKYAGTVLESGFWMVMPFAMQRTVSLKVRNFNSQQLKVNDAEGNPVEIAAVVVFKVVDTAKATFDVDQYEKFVEIQSETAVRHIAAQYPYDNFKDHDSISLRGNADEVAHELMSDLQNRLAIAGVQILETRLTHLAYAQEIASAMLQRQQASAIVAARHLIVEGAVGMVEMALRQLEENGIVLDNERRAAMTNNLMVAIVSDKGATPVINTGTLYT
- a CDS encoding reverse transcriptase-like protein; translated protein: MIDVYFDGASAGNPGPSGAGIFIKKHGEVERFSLPLGELDNHEAEFHAFIAALKLCIEKGYKSVSFRTDSQLVSRAVEKEYVKNKRFAPLLQEALALVKQMDMFFILWVPSSENKTADELSKAAIIKQAKKQER